In the genome of Acidobacteriota bacterium, the window CCTCGGTCATCCTGATGACGGCGTTCGGGTCGGTGACGACGGCGGTCGAGGCGATGAAGCACGGCGCGTTCGACTACGTGCAGAAGCCGTTCGAGCTCGAAGAGATGGAAGTGAAGGTCGAAAAGGCACTGGAGCTGAAACGCCTGCGCAACGAGCTCGACTACCTGCGCAACGAGCGCCAGGAGAATTACGACTTCGACCGCATCGTTGGCGGCAGCGAATCGCTGCAGCGGGTGCTGGGGGTGGTCAAGAAGGTCGCCAAGAGCAATTCGACGGTGCTGATCCGGGGCGAGACCGGCACCGGCAAGGAACTGATTGCGGGGGCGACCCACCACAACTCGCTGCGGGCCTCGCGCAACTTCGTCAAGGTGAACTGCGCCGCGCTGCAGGAGAACCTGCTGGAGTCGGAGCTGTTCGGCCACGAGAAGGGCGCCTTCACCGGCGCCGATCGGCAGCGCATCGGCCGCTTCGAACAGGCCGATGGCGGCACGCTGTTCCTCGACGAAATCGGTGACATGAGCGCCAGCACGCAGGCCAAGATCCTGCGCGTGTTGCAGGAGCACGAGTTCGAGCGGCTGGGCGGCACTCGCACCATCCGGGTGGACGTGCGGTTGATCGCCGCGACCAACCGCGACCTGTCGGCGATGGTCGCGTCGGGTCACTTCCGCGAGGACCTCTACTACCGGCTGAACGTGGTCTCGATCGAAACGCCGCCGCTGCGCGAGCGCAAAGACGACATCCTGCCGCTGGCGATGCACTTCATCCGCCGTTTCGGCAGCGAGCTGAAGAAGCGGCTGGATGGCCTCGACAACGACGCGCAGAAGCTGCTGGTACGGTACAACTGGCCCGGCAACATCCGCGAGCTGGAGAACGCGATTGAGCGTGCCGCGCTGCTGGCCGAGAGCGCCATCATCACCTCGTCGGACCTGCGCCTCGGCGACTTCGCCCCTGGCGGCAGCGGCCGCGACTCGCAAAGCGTGGTCAAGATCCCGCCCACCGGCATTGCCCTGGAAGACATCGAACGGCAGGCCATCACCGAAGCGCTGAAGATGGCCAACTGGGTACAGAAGGACGCCGCCGAGCTATTGCAGATCAGCCCGCGCGTGATGAACTACAAGATCAAGACGCTGGCGATCGAGATGCCTCGGCGGAGAGTGCTGGCCTCGGCCTCTTAGGGCGCCTCGCTCCGTTCGGCGTAGGGCTCGCGCCTCCGGCGCTCGTCGGGCTCGGCGCTACCGCGCCT includes:
- a CDS encoding sigma-54 dependent transcriptional regulator — its product is MARILVADDHDALRRGLALSLTTAGHEVEEAANGNAALERLHEGYFDVVVSDLKMGGSDGLDVLRTTRQLHPTTSVILMTAFGSVTTAVEAMKHGAFDYVQKPFELEEMEVKVEKALELKRLRNELDYLRNERQENYDFDRIVGGSESLQRVLGVVKKVAKSNSTVLIRGETGTGKELIAGATHHNSLRASRNFVKVNCAALQENLLESELFGHEKGAFTGADRQRIGRFEQADGGTLFLDEIGDMSASTQAKILRVLQEHEFERLGGTRTIRVDVRLIAATNRDLSAMVASGHFREDLYYRLNVVSIETPPLRERKDDILPLAMHFIRRFGSELKKRLDGLDNDAQKLLVRYNWPGNIRELENAIERAALLAESAIITSSDLRLGDFAPGGSGRDSQSVVKIPPTGIALEDIERQAITEALKMANWVQKDAAELLQISPRVMNYKIKTLAIEMPRRRVLASAS